A window of the Lolium perenne isolate Kyuss_39 chromosome 7, Kyuss_2.0, whole genome shotgun sequence genome harbors these coding sequences:
- the LOC127317419 gene encoding pathogenesis-related protein PRB1-3 — protein sequence MASSSKSSLAVFALAVSMAVVVVSAQNSLQDFVNLHNSARAADGVGPVAWDNAVAKFAQDYAAQRSGDCRMQHSGGPYGENIFWGSGQSWTAADAVKLWVDEKKNYHLSSNTCDAGKVCGHYTQVVWRKSTRIGCARVVCSGNRGVFITCNYNPPGNFNGERPFQALDAEAK from the coding sequence ATGGCATCTTCGTCCAAGAGTAGTCTTGCAGTGTTCGCCCTGGCCGTGTCCATGGCCGTGGTGGTGGTGTCGGCGCAGAACTCCCTGCAGGACTTCGTGAACCTGCACAACAGCGCGCGCGCCGCGGACGGCGTCGGCCCGGTGGCGTGGGACAACGCCGTGGCAAAGTTCGCGCAGGACTACGCGGCGCAGCGCTCCGGGGACTGCCGGATGCAGCACTCCGGCGGGCCGTACGGCGAGAACATCTTCTGGGGGTCCGGGCAGTCGTGGACGGCGGCGGACGCGGTGAAGCTGTGGGTGGACGAGAAGAAGAACTACCACCTCAGTAGCAACACCTGCGACGCCGGCAAGGTGTGCGGGCACTACACACAGGTGGTGTGGCGCAAGTCGACGCGCATCGGCTGCGCGCGCGTGGTCTGCTCCGGCAACCGCGGCGTCTTCATCACCTGCAACTACAATCCCCCGGGCAACTTCAACGGCGAGCGCCCGTTCCAAGCCCTTGACGCCGAAGCCAAGTAG